CCAGTTTAAACAGCTGCTGTCCAGCTTCCAGCGTAACCGCGATCTGGTCAGCGTCGGTGCCTACGCCGCCGGCACCGACCCGACGCTCGACAAAGCGATCAGACTTTACCCCGAACTGGAGGCCTTCCTGCAGCAGGGGATGTTTGAGCGCAGCAGTTTCGATGATGCCTGCCTGCATCTGCAGGCGATTTTCGGCTAGCGCCCTGAGCACAGGGTAGCTCGCCGCCGGAGGGTTTATGGCTAAACAGGCCTCAGCAATTGACACCCTGCGCGACCTGGCGCTGAAAGATGTCGAGAAAGCCGCTATCCAGTTAGGCGATATGCGGCGCGCACAGAAACAGGCAGATGAGCAGCTGAACATGCTGCTCAACTACCAGGATGAGTACCGCAGTAATCTCAATAACACCATGACTCAGGGGATTGCCAGCACCCGCTGGTACAACTACCACCAGTTTATTGAGACGCTGGAGAAGGCCATTCAGCAGCATCGCCAGCAGCTGACGCAGTGGAATCAACGGGTTGAAGGTGCACTTAACCTGTGGCGCGACAAACAGCAGCGGCTGCATGCCTATGAGACGCTGCAGGCCCGCGCGGCCGCTAACGCGTTATTACAAGAAAACCGTCTCGATCAGAAACGGATGGATGAATTTGCCCAACGGGCACTATTGAGGAAAGGCGAATGATCCCTTTGCCAACACCGGTTACTGCGTCCACGACGACAGCGACAGCCACGCCGATTACCAGCAGCCGTTCCGGCACCTTCGCGACGGATACCAACGCATCCACCGATGCCGCCACCGCTGGCGACGGCGCGCAGCCAGAATTTTTGACCCTGCTGGGCAACCGTCTGCTCTCACTGGCACAGCAGAGCGGCACCGGTAAACCTACCCTGCCTGACGTCAGCACGGAACAGAGCGCCTCTGACAAGAGCGCGGCGAAGTCACGTCTCAGCGATCTGCTCTCCGCGCTGGACAAACCGGATGCGCTGAACGCGCTGCTGCAGCCGCAGACCAGCGGCACGCTGCCTGCCGCCACCGGCGACAGCGACAGCCAGCTCAAACCGGCGATCGCGCTCAGCGACATGGATTTACAGGCCCTGCAAGCCCTGCAGGCGATGCTGCCGGCCAGTACGCTGGTGCCGCGCACGACGCAGACCGCAGGTAAAGGTGAAGGCCTCGCCACCGATGAAACCGATGCCGGAAACGGGCGCGCAGCCGGCCTGCTGACCAGCACCACCACCAGCGGCACGCCACGCAGCAGCGGCCAGCCCCTGCTGAGTGCCCACAACGATGCTGGTAATCAGGCTACAGACGCGGCAGAATCGGCATCTGGCCCGGCTTTTCAGCAGGTTATGAGCACTATTGGTAAAGATATCGATAAAGAAAATTCAAGTTCTGCTACTAATGCGACGATAACTACAAATGCCATCAGTGCCGCAACCGCTCCGCTGACGCCAGCGGGTAGCTCGCTGGTCACCGCACCGGCCACGCCGCAGCTTAATTCTCAGCTCGGCAGCCCGGAGTGGCAGCAGGCACTGGGACAGCAGATCCTGATGTTCAGCCGTAACGGGCAGCAGACCGCCGAACTACGTCTGCACCCGCAGGACCTGGGCAGTATCCAGATCAGCCTGAAGCTGGATAATGATCAGGCACAGTTGAGCCTGGTGTCGAACCACAGTCAGGTACGCGCCGCGCTGGAAGCCGCGCTTCCACAGCTGCGCAGTGCCCTGGCTGAGAGTGGCATCAACCTGGGTCAAAGTAATGTAAGTAGCGATGCGTTCCCGCAGAACCAGTCCTTCGCCGGGCAGCAGGAGCAGCAGCGTAATAACAGCGGAAGCCAGTTTAGTCTTGCTTCGGAAAATAGCAGTGATGTGACGCCTCTTGCCGTACCTGCCGCCCTGCAGGCGCGCGCCGCAGGGTCCAGCGCTGTCGATATTTTCGCCTGACGGCTACAAACGCGTAAGCTGACGGCATTATCCGCGTCTTTTCAGCCTATTGTTTGGCTCAGGACGCGGGATAATTTGCCCGCAACGCCGTGGGTTAGCGGATTAGGTGGCACCGCCCCCGAAAATAATCACAGGAAGTTACAGCTAATATGACTGATAACGCTAAAGCCAAAAGCGGCAAACGTAAGCTCCTGATACCGGTGTTGCTGGTAGTAACTCTGGTCGCTTGCAGCGTGGCGGGCTATACAGTCTGGCGCTCGATGAACTCTCCGGCTAACGCCACTGCGGCTGCTAAGCCGGAGCCACCGCCGGCGCCGGTGTTTTTTGCTCTGGACACTTTTACGGTCAATTTGATCAATCCTGACAACGATCCGGATCGCGTGCTCTACGTAGGCTTTACCCTGCGTTTGCCGGATGAAGATACCCGTCGTCGTCTGAATGATTATTTACCGGAAGTACGCAGCCGACTGCTGCTGCTGTTATCGCGTCAAAACGCTGCTACGTTAGCCAATGAGCAGGGTAAGCAGGAATTAGTAACACAGATCAAACAGGTACTGGCACCTCCGCTGGTGCAAGGACAACCCCAGCAGGTCGTGACCGACGTACTGTTTACGGCCTTCATACTGCGGTGATGTAAATTTATGGGCGATAGCATTCTTTCTCAGGCAGAAATTGACGCGCTGCTTAATGGCGACAGCGACAGCGCGGCAGACGATCAGGTTAGTCAGGGTAGCGATAACGGCATTCGCCCTTACGATCCCAATACCCAGCGCCGCGTGGTGCGTGAACGCCTGCAGGCGCTGGAGATTATTAACGAGCGTTTTGCACGTTCTTATCGTATGGCGCTGTTTAATCTGCTGCGCCGCAGTCCGGATATTACCGTGGGGGCGATCAAGATCCAGCCCTACCACGAGTTTGCCCGTAATCTGCCGGTACCGACTAACCTCAATCTGATCCACCTTAAGCCGCTGCGCGGAACGGCGCTGGTGGTGTTTTCGCCTGGTCTGGTGTTTATCGCGGTAGATAACCTGTTCGGCGGCGACGGCCGCTTCCCGACTAAGGTCGAGGGGCGCGAGTTCACCCATACCGAACAGCGCGTGATTCAGCGCATGCTGAAGCTGGCGCTGGATGGCTACAGCGATGCCTGGAAG
This portion of the Erwinia sp. E602 genome encodes:
- the fliJ gene encoding flagellar export protein FliJ, with protein sequence MAKQASAIDTLRDLALKDVEKAAIQLGDMRRAQKQADEQLNMLLNYQDEYRSNLNNTMTQGIASTRWYNYHQFIETLEKAIQQHRQQLTQWNQRVEGALNLWRDKQQRLHAYETLQARAAANALLQENRLDQKRMDEFAQRALLRKGE
- a CDS encoding flagellar hook-length control protein FliK produces the protein MIPLPTPVTASTTTATATPITSSRSGTFATDTNASTDAATAGDGAQPEFLTLLGNRLLSLAQQSGTGKPTLPDVSTEQSASDKSAAKSRLSDLLSALDKPDALNALLQPQTSGTLPAATGDSDSQLKPAIALSDMDLQALQALQAMLPASTLVPRTTQTAGKGEGLATDETDAGNGRAAGLLTSTTTSGTPRSSGQPLLSAHNDAGNQATDAAESASGPAFQQVMSTIGKDIDKENSSSATNATITTNAISAATAPLTPAGSSLVTAPATPQLNSQLGSPEWQQALGQQILMFSRNGQQTAELRLHPQDLGSIQISLKLDNDQAQLSLVSNHSQVRAALEAALPQLRSALAESGINLGQSNVSSDAFPQNQSFAGQQEQQRNNSGSQFSLASENSSDVTPLAVPAALQARAAGSSAVDIFA
- the fliL gene encoding flagellar basal body-associated protein FliL; amino-acid sequence: MTDNAKAKSGKRKLLIPVLLVVTLVACSVAGYTVWRSMNSPANATAAAKPEPPPAPVFFALDTFTVNLINPDNDPDRVLYVGFTLRLPDEDTRRRLNDYLPEVRSRLLLLLSRQNAATLANEQGKQELVTQIKQVLAPPLVQGQPQQVVTDVLFTAFILR
- the fliM gene encoding flagellar motor switch protein FliM — translated: MGDSILSQAEIDALLNGDSDSAADDQVSQGSDNGIRPYDPNTQRRVVRERLQALEIINERFARSYRMALFNLLRRSPDITVGAIKIQPYHEFARNLPVPTNLNLIHLKPLRGTALVVFSPGLVFIAVDNLFGGDGRFPTKVEGREFTHTEQRVIQRMLKLALDGYSDAWKPIYPLDVEYVRSEMQVKFTNITTSPNDIVVTTPFQVEVGNLTGEFTICIPFSMIEPLRETLVNPPLENSRREDENWRDTLVKQVQHSELELVANFADISMRISRLLALKPGDVLPIEKPDRIIAHVDGVPVLTSQYGTLNKQYALRVEHLINPILNSMNEEQPHE